The Triticum aestivum cultivar Chinese Spring chromosome 4B, IWGSC CS RefSeq v2.1, whole genome shotgun sequence sequence CATGGTTTAATTCTCAACTTGCTTGCATAATCTTGTCCTTTTTACTCTAAAATATGTTGTGTAGCATGACAAGGTTGGCTAACATGCATGAACATGCAAGGGTATTGCTCAACTTGTTGCCGTATCTTCAGGATTAATATTCCAAAACCATCGGTCCCTGATCATGCTAAAATCTCGCCGTATCAAACAAATGATACACCGAGAGGACAACCTAGCAGTCTCGAAGCCGATCGAATCGCACATGGCCACGTACGTCCGATCATGCATACATGCCTACGCTACTACGCCAAACAGTTCGATCCCATGCATTGCATGCACGCATCCACATCCCCATGGCTATAAATACAACACTCTCTCCAAGCTGTCTGCATCCCAAACCCAAAGCACCAGCTACATATCCTACTCAAGCACACGCTCACGATGGCATCCAGAGCTGCTACCTTCGTCGCCCTGAGCCTCCTCCTCTCCGCGGTCGCCACGCACGGCTGCGGACCCTATTGCCAGCCGCTAGTCGTCGTGCCGACGCCGTCCGTTGTTGTTCCGCCGACGTACCACGGAGGAGGAGCGCACGGCCACGGCGCGCAGTGCTCTATCGACGCGCTAAAGCTGAGGGTGTGCGCCAACGTTCTCGACGGCCTGCTCGGCCTCAAGGTCGACGTTCCGGCGCACGACGAGTGCTGCCCGCTGCTCCAGGGGTTGGTCGACCTTGATGCCGCCGTCTGCCTGTGCACCGCCGTCAGGGCCAACGTCCTCGGCATCCATCTCAACGTGCCTGTGGACATCAGCCTCCTCCTCAACCACTGCAGCAAGACGTGCCCGTCCGAGTTCACTTGCCCAGGCCATTAACGGACGCTTACTACTGCACGTACGGGCGCCGAATAAGATTTGCTTTCGATCCGTACTTCATTGTTATTTTCGTGTCCACATTTGAATCGTTGTTACCAGTGCTACTCCTCTTGTTTTTGGCAAACAACCATGTACTCTTCGTATTGATATATCATCAGTGAGCAAAATTATTGCTCTAGTTAAttgtcctttttctttctttctgaaacACAAGTATGATCTAGACGCGCGTGCACACATATGCATACACACGTAGCTTCTTCGTTTTTAGAACTATAGTAGATGACACCCCATCCGTTGCTGCGGGGGCCATACTAAAACAAATATGTAAATAGGTGTGGTAAAATAATGAAAAACAATTGTAATAGTTATCTGTTTACATCTACTTGCCGCAAACGGGCGGCAAACATGGCGAGACCACGCGCAGGCTTGGCTGGCTGAGTTGTGCAATGGCCACATGCATATGGTGCGAGCTATATACGGGATTTATTGTGACAAAAAAGAAATTGGAACTAGTCCTGAGAAAGCAACAAGCATAGAGACCAAGAGACACAAGGCTAGGAAAAGATACGGCAGCATGTATGCTACGCATGGGCGTCGTCCGTCGTGTGTGCATGTGATTGATTGAATATTTGATTAattcgaaatcactagttaaggagtatTGATCATTTCAATTCTCCAGGTTGCAACAAGTGGTGCGTTGTATgtacgccacttgtcgcaacctgagagttttccctttttttcgtaaatccgtttattcaaaacgttttatctcttaaaccgtgcgtccaaatctcgaactgctttcgccgttggattcctcttgtcgagatcttcaaaactagatcccatattgataggttttgacgaacacatttttttcacgaaaaacgGACGAAAAAACTGAACCAGGAGCACGggtttccctttccgaaagaggcacgcccatgcctctgatgaaatcacaaccgtgcctttcgcggaagcaaaatcgtgactcttgcgaaagaaaGAAATATAGAAAATacgttttttcgtttccgaggaggcacggccgtgactctcacaaaagcacaaccgtgcctctcggggaagcaaaaccgtgactttcatgaaaggaaaaaaacagaaaacgtgtttttttttctTCCAAGAGGCAGgtccgtgcctctcgcagaaacaaaaccgtgactctcgcgaaagaaaaaaaacgttaatttttttttggtcgaaaagctagggaagaccagTGGAAAACCAAAACATCGAAAAAACCCGGAAAAAACGTTTAAAAGCCGAAAatgcgtgcgaaaaaataaaaaaaataaaattcagAGGGAGCACCTAGAGGGCGACACGTGGCGAATCgctgagagcgcgtcaagtggCGCTGATTGTTGTGAGGCTCCCGAAAGAGCGCTCTTTAATTAGTTGCTCTTTGATTAATTGGTACACACACATGAGAAGGCTACGTAGGTTTGTGAGGTGCATGGGCATGTATGTTTTTGCTGTAGCGATctgttttttaacacagtacagacgtaagcgctcatatacacgcgcatacactcatctctatgaacacatacacgcacaccctacccttatgagcacctccgaaagactgggctggtatatcatcttgaaatttacgaagtcactgtggggcctcgtcatcgacgggaacgtctaaatgcgagcaccaggacttgaaccctggtgggctggggatacaatagtccctctaaccattcaaccacaggttggttcgtgtAGCGATCTGATTCTGAAACATGTGCTCACACGGGCAAATTTGTATATCAAGAAATAAGAATAGAAGCTCTCCTTCCGGCTCCTCAGCGATTTGGGCTTCCTGGCCGTTGGATCGAGTGGCTTGATCGGATCTGGGCCGTCGGATCGACCCCTGGAACGACCTTGTCTGTCGGATCAAAAAAAGTTACTGCTGGAATGAATAGTTACCGTCTCGTTCGTGCCACCGCGCGTAATTATGCtgccccgccgagggcattttAGTCATTTCGCTCAAAGGGGGTATAAAAGGGTCGGCCCCATGGTGAACCCTAGACTCCTCCTCTCCCCGCACTCGCGCCCCCTCCCTCGACCCGCCACCtcgcccgccccgccccgacgtCCCGCTCGCCATGGCCGTGGCCGATGACCACGACCACGCCGTCCCGCCTCGcccgcccgccccgccccgccgcctcgcccgccccgccccgacgtCCCGCTCGCCATGGCCGTGGCCGATGACCACGACCACGCCGTCCCGCCTCGCCCGTCCCGCTCGCAGTGGCCGATGCCCGGCGGCCTCGCCAGCCCGCCCCGTCCGTCCCGCTCGTCGTGGACGAtaccccgccgccccgccccgcccctcccgctcgccgtggccgatgaccacgCCACCAGGGACCACGGCCACTCGCTGCCCTCGGCCTCCTCACGCCgccgccgctcgtcctcctcgacTTCCCCCGTGTGCGTTCTCCTCTTCGTCTCCCTCTGCGCCACACCGGCGGCGGTGGGGAGCAGCAGCCGCAGGCCAAGGCGGCGGGGAGCAGTAG is a genomic window containing:
- the LOC123093508 gene encoding cortical cell-delineating protein, translating into MASRAATFVALSLLLSAVATHGCGPYCQPLVVVPTPSVVVPPTYHGGGAHGHGAQCSIDALKLRVCANVLDGLLGLKVDVPAHDECCPLLQGLVDLDAAVCLCTAVRANVLGIHLNVPVDISLLLNHCSKTCPSEFTCPGH